In one window of Spartinivicinus marinus DNA:
- a CDS encoding DUF3461 family protein — translation MYDHLKSMGIIAIENIDRYSLRSEAEYDILKIYYKKEKGSLFARSEKFKYPRQKKTVLVDSGTHKYKDVTEISPILRHVVDELDRVTKHDKEIIDHKKKILQDLKHLEKVVSNKITEIEEQLKHL, via the coding sequence ATGTACGATCATTTAAAAAGCATGGGCATTATAGCTATCGAAAATATCGATCGCTATAGCCTTCGTTCAGAAGCAGAATACGATATACTTAAAATTTACTACAAAAAAGAAAAAGGCTCATTATTTGCCCGTAGTGAAAAGTTTAAGTACCCCCGCCAAAAGAAAACAGTATTAGTTGATAGCGGTACTCACAAATATAAAGATGTTACAGAAATTTCGCCTATTTTAAGGCATGTTGTTGATGAATTAGATCGAGTCACCAAACATGACAAAGAAATAATTGATCACAAGAAAAAAATTCTTCAAGATTTAAAACACCTAGAAAAGGTCGTTAGCAATAAAATCACCGAAATTGAAGAGCAGCTTAAACATCTTTAA
- a CDS encoding universal stress protein, which yields MYKNILLPVDLNETALAQKAIDTAIFLAQSNNATLHLFTVIPGFNMPIVSNHFPTEVMREALADLQTRLNEYAKQQLPEGINYEVDVAEGKAYKKILKKISQSDIDLVVIATHNSKLNHFFLGSVTAKVVEHCNTSVLVIK from the coding sequence ATGTATAAAAATATCTTACTTCCTGTCGACTTAAATGAAACTGCGCTAGCTCAAAAAGCAATCGATACCGCCATTTTCCTTGCCCAGTCGAATAATGCCACTTTACATCTGTTCACTGTTATTCCTGGCTTTAATATGCCAATCGTATCAAACCACTTCCCGACGGAAGTGATGCGAGAAGCATTAGCGGACTTACAAACTCGACTAAACGAATATGCAAAACAGCAACTACCTGAAGGGATCAATTACGAAGTAGATGTAGCTGAAGGTAAAGCTTATAAAAAAATTCTTAAAAAAATCAGCCAAAGCGATATCGACCTGGTAGTCATTGCCACCCATAACAGCAAGCTAAATCACTTTTTCCTTGGCTCGGTTACGGCTAAAGTAGTAGAACACTGCAACACAAGTGTACTCGTTATTAAGTAA
- a CDS encoding TRAP transporter permease has product MTSKDQDLPLDQNLEQMIAEADSGARAPRGIPAYVLLLVPICWSLFQLWIASPLPSGINTFIYNNITQDFSFGLFNSTESRAIHLGFALFLAFTAYPAFKRSPRYYIPIQDWFFALVGVACTLYLVVFKDDLANRAGAPTTADLVTAGIGMLLLLEATRRALGPPLMIVAGVFLVYTFAGPYMPDVIAYKGASLQKALSHFWITSEGVFGVALGVATDFVFLFVLFGALLDRAGAGSYFIQVAFSLLGHLKGGPAKAAVVSSGLSGIVSGSSIANVVTTGTFTIPLMKRVGFPASKAGAIEVAASTNGQLTPPVMGAAAFLMVEYVGIDYIEVIKHAILPALISYIALFYIVHLEALKSGMEGLPRPYKPTLVQSLLTFIGTILGLCALSLIVYYGIGWSKSLLGDAAIWVIGAITFIAYVALVAYSTKYPAPHLENPDQDVIEMPPVGPTVKSGLYFLLPIVILVWCLTVERLSASLSAFWATVFMIFIVVTHRPLKVFFAHKREASAATTTATVSDYAKELREKTKLGFSDLMLGFATGARNMIGIGVATAAAGIIVGVVTLTGIGQKLTEVIGLLSQGSILLVLIFTAIISLILGMGLPTTANYIVVSSLMAPVIVSLGAENGLIVPLIAVHLFVFYFGILADDTPPVGLAAYAAAAIAQSDPIKTGIQGFIYDIRTAILPFMFIFNTQLLLIDIGGPLDLTLVILSALGAMLVFSAATQGFWFVKNRWYETVGLLLVAFTLFRPGFWWDYLYEPTNFIPAKEIYQMAEQVGEGKDLRLRVGGETIDGQHKEKTVLLRLPKGDSGEAMIRAGGLELLIDDVKGTVTVDSVDLSSAIGRQGVDFDWQIIRIEQENTDRPNKQWMFIPALLLLGGIFLMQRRRKQNQSTTA; this is encoded by the coding sequence ATGACCTCGAAAGACCAGGATCTTCCTCTAGACCAAAACCTAGAGCAAATGATCGCCGAAGCTGATAGTGGAGCCAGAGCACCAAGAGGAATTCCTGCTTATGTGCTGTTACTGGTCCCTATCTGTTGGTCGCTATTCCAGTTATGGATTGCTTCCCCGTTACCCAGCGGCATTAACACGTTTATATACAACAATATCACTCAAGACTTCAGTTTTGGCTTATTCAACAGCACCGAGTCACGAGCTATCCACTTAGGTTTTGCGCTATTTTTGGCCTTTACCGCTTACCCCGCATTTAAACGATCACCGCGTTACTACATCCCTATTCAGGATTGGTTTTTTGCCCTTGTTGGGGTCGCATGTACGCTTTACTTGGTAGTATTCAAAGATGACCTAGCCAATCGTGCAGGTGCACCAACAACAGCTGACCTAGTGACAGCTGGTATTGGTATGCTGCTGTTACTGGAAGCAACCCGGCGAGCACTTGGGCCACCCTTAATGATTGTGGCGGGTGTATTTTTGGTTTACACCTTTGCTGGCCCCTACATGCCAGATGTTATTGCCTATAAAGGTGCCAGCTTACAAAAAGCCCTTTCCCATTTTTGGATTACATCAGAAGGTGTGTTTGGCGTCGCCTTAGGCGTTGCTACCGATTTCGTATTCTTATTTGTTCTTTTTGGTGCATTGCTTGATCGAGCAGGTGCAGGCAGCTACTTTATTCAAGTCGCCTTTTCACTGTTGGGACACTTAAAAGGTGGGCCTGCCAAAGCAGCTGTTGTTTCTTCTGGATTAAGTGGCATTGTCTCCGGCTCTTCTATTGCCAATGTGGTAACAACGGGTACTTTCACTATTCCCCTGATGAAAAGAGTTGGCTTCCCCGCCAGCAAAGCAGGTGCAATTGAAGTAGCAGCGTCTACCAATGGTCAGCTTACACCACCAGTTATGGGGGCTGCAGCCTTTTTGATGGTGGAATACGTAGGTATTGATTATATAGAAGTCATCAAACATGCCATTTTGCCTGCACTGATCTCTTACATTGCGCTGTTTTACATTGTGCACTTGGAAGCACTAAAATCCGGCATGGAAGGATTACCAAGGCCTTACAAACCAACTTTAGTACAGTCACTGCTTACCTTTATAGGCACAATTCTTGGCCTATGTGCATTAAGCCTGATTGTTTACTATGGCATTGGCTGGTCTAAATCATTACTGGGCGATGCTGCCATTTGGGTAATAGGTGCGATCACATTTATTGCTTATGTTGCACTGGTAGCTTATTCCACTAAATACCCGGCCCCTCATTTAGAAAATCCAGACCAGGATGTCATTGAAATGCCACCTGTTGGCCCTACTGTTAAAAGTGGCCTGTACTTTCTATTACCCATCGTGATTTTGGTTTGGTGTTTAACTGTTGAGCGTTTATCTGCCTCTTTATCTGCTTTTTGGGCAACTGTCTTTATGATTTTTATAGTGGTTACCCATCGGCCATTGAAGGTATTTTTTGCTCACAAGCGTGAAGCAAGCGCTGCAACGACCACAGCCACTGTAAGTGATTACGCTAAAGAACTTCGGGAGAAAACCAAACTCGGCTTTAGTGATTTAATGCTTGGCTTTGCAACTGGCGCACGCAACATGATCGGAATTGGTGTGGCAACGGCGGCAGCCGGTATTATCGTAGGCGTTGTAACCTTAACCGGTATTGGTCAAAAGCTAACTGAGGTGATTGGGTTACTCTCTCAAGGTAGCATTTTATTAGTACTGATCTTTACCGCCATTATCAGCCTAATTTTAGGTATGGGCTTGCCCACAACCGCTAACTACATTGTAGTTTCAAGCTTAATGGCGCCTGTCATTGTCTCCTTAGGCGCTGAAAACGGCTTAATTGTGCCACTGATTGCTGTGCATTTATTTGTGTTCTATTTTGGGATATTAGCTGATGATACACCTCCTGTAGGGCTTGCGGCTTATGCAGCAGCAGCGATTGCTCAAAGCGATCCGATCAAGACCGGTATTCAAGGCTTTATCTATGATATTCGCACAGCTATCCTGCCCTTTATGTTTATTTTTAACACACAATTGTTGTTAATAGACATTGGCGGCCCATTGGATCTGACACTAGTGATACTTAGCGCACTAGGGGCTATGTTAGTTTTCTCTGCCGCTACCCAAGGGTTTTGGTTTGTAAAAAACCGCTGGTATGAAACCGTTGGTTTATTGCTGGTAGCCTTTACTTTGTTCCGTCCAGGCTTCTGGTGGGACTACCTCTACGAGCCAACTAACTTCATCCCTGCCAAAGAAATCTACCAAATGGCAGAGCAAGTAGGTGAAGGGAAAGACCTTCGACTGAGAGTAGGTGGTGAAACCATTGATGGTCAGCATAAAGAAAAAACCGTTCTCTTACGCTTACCAAAAGGTGATAGTGGTGAAGCAATGATTCGCGCCGGTGGTTTAGAGCTACTCATTGACGACGTAAAAGGAACTGTTACAGTTGATTCAGTTGATCTTAGCTCTGCTATTGGCAGACAAGGGGTCGACTTCGACTGGCAAATTATACGCATTGAGCAAGAAAATACTGACCGCCCCAATAAGCAGTGGATGTTTATTCCTGCATTATTATTGCTCGGCGGTATTTTCTTAATGCAACGCCGCCGAAAACAGAACCAATCAACAACTGCTTAA
- a CDS encoding TAXI family TRAP transporter solute-binding subunit — MSVLKKLSYGLVGVSLSVVGISASHAAEQQFITIGTGGVTGVYYPTGGAICRLVNKGRKEHGIRCSVESTGGSIYNLNTMRAGELDLGVVQSDWQYHAYNGSSQFKDQGAYKDLRAVFSLHVEAFTVVARKDANIKNFADLKGKRINIGNPGSGQRANMEVLMKQYGWNKKAFSLVSELKSAEQAKALCDNKIDAFVFVAGHPSGSIKEATTTCDTTIVPVQGKEIDKLVADNSYYAKTVIPGGLYAGNDKDIPTFGVAATLVSSTKTKPEVVYNLVKAVFSNFTDFTSLHQAFSHLNKESMVTDGLSAPLHEGAKKYFKEAGLIK; from the coding sequence ATGTCCGTATTGAAAAAACTTTCCTATGGTTTAGTGGGTGTTAGCTTAAGTGTAGTGGGCATATCAGCAAGCCATGCTGCTGAACAACAATTTATTACCATCGGTACTGGTGGTGTTACTGGCGTGTATTACCCTACTGGTGGTGCTATTTGTCGTTTAGTTAACAAGGGCCGCAAAGAGCATGGTATTCGTTGCTCTGTAGAAAGTACTGGTGGATCAATCTACAACCTTAATACGATGCGTGCTGGCGAGCTGGATTTAGGCGTTGTCCAGTCTGACTGGCAGTATCACGCTTACAACGGTAGCAGCCAATTTAAAGATCAAGGTGCATACAAAGATTTACGCGCTGTTTTCTCTTTACATGTAGAAGCTTTTACAGTAGTTGCACGAAAAGACGCTAACATTAAGAACTTTGCTGACTTAAAAGGCAAACGCATTAATATTGGCAACCCAGGCTCTGGTCAACGGGCCAACATGGAAGTGTTAATGAAGCAGTACGGGTGGAACAAGAAAGCTTTCTCTTTAGTGTCTGAATTAAAGTCAGCTGAACAAGCAAAAGCCTTATGTGACAACAAAATAGATGCATTCGTGTTTGTCGCTGGTCATCCTAGTGGATCAATCAAAGAAGCAACCACCACCTGTGACACCACAATTGTTCCCGTTCAAGGTAAAGAAATCGACAAGTTAGTTGCTGATAACAGCTATTATGCTAAAACAGTGATTCCTGGCGGTTTATATGCAGGCAACGACAAAGATATTCCTACATTTGGTGTCGCGGCTACGCTAGTTAGCTCAACAAAAACCAAACCAGAAGTAGTATACAACTTAGTTAAAGCTGTATTTAGTAACTTCACTGACTTTACCTCTCTACACCAGGCTTTCTCCCACCTGAATAAAGAAAGCATGGTCACTGATGGACTTTCCGCACCACTGCACGAAGGTGCTAAAAAGTACTTTAAAGAAGCCGGCTTAATTAAATAA
- a CDS encoding glyceraldehyde 3-phosphate dehydrogenase NAD-binding domain-containing protein, producing MAVKVGIYGFNGLSRLAIRAAWEWPEVEFVLVNDASVTPEQVAWMLKQDSTRGCWQKSIVAEEKAIRIDNTSVACTQFAKISEIPWRKLGVDIVLVAEPWPEEVSLHALKMLLPKAILTRPVEQVLALVMGVNDHLYSPHDHSLISALSASCHMVAPVFNVLLNGLGIKYASFYYQPGNNTASHHLSPQHFKQRLSYEEASVYSQPTWLADELLSVFPGFKHQLAASAHFLPSAKLSQVHGTFLVECKTTVAEVNSLLEKAAKGRYRQLLSVNNEPLWVNDLWQQPYSVSLEAAATQVVGSEMVSLTLWADEQWMYAHRLMELVRKVGVATTNHPAVT from the coding sequence ATGGCGGTGAAGGTTGGGATATATGGGTTTAATGGCCTAAGCCGACTGGCAATTAGAGCTGCCTGGGAGTGGCCGGAAGTCGAATTTGTTTTAGTCAATGATGCCTCGGTTACACCAGAGCAGGTTGCTTGGATGCTAAAACAGGACAGTACCCGTGGCTGTTGGCAAAAGTCGATAGTGGCTGAAGAAAAAGCGATCAGGATTGATAACACCTCTGTTGCTTGCACTCAGTTCGCTAAAATATCTGAAATTCCTTGGCGAAAGCTGGGTGTCGATATTGTACTGGTTGCTGAGCCCTGGCCTGAAGAAGTTAGCTTGCATGCCTTGAAAATGCTGTTGCCCAAAGCAATATTAACTCGCCCAGTTGAACAGGTATTGGCTTTAGTGATGGGGGTTAATGACCATTTATACTCCCCTCATGATCACTCACTGATTTCGGCCTTGTCAGCTAGTTGTCATATGGTTGCACCGGTGTTTAATGTATTACTTAACGGGCTGGGAATAAAATATGCGTCTTTTTACTATCAGCCAGGAAATAATACGGCAAGTCATCACTTATCCCCCCAACACTTTAAGCAGCGTCTGAGTTATGAAGAAGCCTCGGTTTACAGTCAGCCTACCTGGTTAGCAGATGAACTCTTATCAGTTTTTCCTGGCTTTAAACATCAGCTTGCTGCAAGTGCGCATTTTTTGCCAAGTGCAAAGTTATCCCAAGTACATGGTACTTTTTTGGTTGAGTGTAAAACGACAGTCGCAGAAGTGAATAGCTTGTTGGAAAAAGCGGCAAAAGGGCGCTACCGACAACTGTTGTCTGTTAATAATGAGCCTTTATGGGTAAATGACCTATGGCAACAGCCTTATTCAGTAAGCCTGGAAGCCGCCGCTACACAAGTGGTTGGCAGTGAGATGGTTAGCTTAACCCTATGGGCTGATGAGCAATGGATGTATGCACACCGGTTAATGGAATTAGTTCGAAAAGTAGGAGTAGCGACAACAAACCATCCAGCTGTTACTTAA
- a CDS encoding YchJ family protein, with amino-acid sequence MNNPASCPCGSNQDFINCCQPLIEGSQSAATAEQLMRSRYSAYAVNALDYLIATTHPQQQAGLKKEAITSWADQCHWVKLEVNKVWAGQASDEVGEVTFSAYYQLTSNPKTQVLSENSRFVKIDQRWYYIDPTAPFKVQTKINRNAPCPCGSGKKYKKCCLQQNT; translated from the coding sequence ATGAATAACCCTGCATCATGCCCTTGTGGAAGCAATCAAGACTTTATCAATTGTTGCCAACCACTAATTGAAGGTAGTCAATCTGCTGCAACAGCTGAACAGCTAATGCGCTCTCGTTATTCAGCCTATGCGGTAAATGCATTGGATTATTTAATTGCTACTACCCACCCCCAACAACAAGCAGGCTTAAAGAAAGAAGCAATAACATCCTGGGCCGATCAGTGTCATTGGGTAAAGCTGGAAGTGAATAAAGTGTGGGCAGGCCAAGCATCAGATGAGGTAGGAGAAGTTACTTTTAGTGCTTATTACCAATTGACCAGTAACCCTAAAACTCAAGTATTATCTGAAAACTCTCGTTTTGTAAAAATTGATCAGCGCTGGTATTACATTGACCCAACCGCACCATTTAAAGTACAAACAAAAATTAATCGTAATGCGCCATGCCCTTGTGGTAGCGGCAAAAAATACAAAAAATGTTGTTTACAACAAAACACCTAA
- a CDS encoding DUF4360 domain-containing protein, whose product MEKKYLAHLFGASICTFALLPVISASANPAISLQDPPENSVYIEDIVYGGTGCPNGTVGTSVAPNGLNFGVSFDQYIAGIGDGYNRADKRKYCELRINLHIPSGYSYAIADIIYRGYAELDKGIVGTLKSRYRFQGELLEAGFSKTIRGQVDKDFAYEDTLDLESYVWSDCGATAPVVLNTQIRLNATPVAAPEAGGTIGVDSVEGKLTQEYGLVWRRCGEVAGTFE is encoded by the coding sequence ATGGAAAAAAAATATTTAGCTCACTTGTTCGGAGCATCCATTTGTACCTTTGCGTTACTGCCTGTTATTTCTGCATCGGCAAATCCTGCGATATCTCTGCAAGATCCACCTGAAAACTCAGTTTATATAGAGGACATTGTTTACGGTGGTACTGGTTGTCCTAATGGAACAGTTGGTACTTCGGTGGCACCAAACGGGTTAAATTTTGGTGTGTCTTTTGATCAATATATAGCGGGTATTGGTGATGGATATAATCGTGCAGATAAAAGAAAATACTGCGAACTAAGGATTAACTTACATATCCCTTCAGGTTATTCCTATGCAATTGCCGATATAATTTATCGCGGTTATGCCGAGTTAGATAAAGGAATAGTCGGTACGCTTAAATCACGCTATCGCTTCCAAGGAGAATTACTGGAAGCGGGTTTTTCGAAAACTATTCGAGGACAGGTAGATAAAGACTTTGCCTATGAAGATACGCTAGACCTTGAATCTTATGTGTGGTCTGACTGTGGAGCCACTGCACCTGTTGTACTAAATACGCAAATTCGCTTAAATGCCACACCTGTAGCAGCACCAGAGGCGGGCGGTACAATTGGTGTTGATAGTGTTGAAGGTAAGCTGACTCAGGAATATGGCTTGGTTTGGCGTCGTTGTGGAGAAGTGGCTGGTACTTTTGAATAA
- a CDS encoding DUF4360 domain-containing protein has protein sequence MLTIKSLRVGLISSVFFVTGQSAQATDFEYVTPPEGQVKVKSIIYGGSGCPQNTIATSVAKSGLNFGISFDNYVAGIGDGFARHDKRKNCELRVELAVPSGYSYSIVDANYRGYADLDNGINGTFVSRYHFQGELSEATLARSVRGPINRDFTVSDSLDVESFVWSDCGAMAPVVLTTQLNLKKTHMAGTNAEGVVGLDSVEGKLTHRYGLKWKRCNN, from the coding sequence ATGCTAACAATAAAATCATTAAGAGTAGGCCTTATCAGCAGTGTCTTTTTTGTTACTGGACAGAGTGCTCAGGCGACTGATTTTGAGTATGTCACTCCCCCTGAAGGTCAGGTAAAAGTTAAAAGTATTATTTATGGTGGATCAGGTTGTCCGCAAAACACCATTGCCACATCGGTAGCGAAAAGTGGCTTAAATTTTGGTATTTCTTTTGACAATTATGTTGCAGGTATTGGCGATGGATTTGCTCGCCATGATAAACGAAAAAATTGCGAGTTACGGGTTGAATTGGCTGTACCCAGTGGCTATTCCTATAGCATTGTTGATGCTAATTATCGTGGTTATGCTGATCTTGATAATGGAATTAATGGTACCTTTGTCAGTCGCTATCACTTTCAAGGGGAATTATCTGAGGCAACCCTAGCGCGCTCAGTGCGTGGCCCGATTAATCGAGACTTTACTGTATCAGATAGTTTGGATGTGGAATCTTTTGTTTGGTCTGATTGTGGCGCTATGGCACCTGTAGTACTAACCACCCAGCTAAACCTGAAAAAGACCCATATGGCAGGCACTAATGCAGAAGGGGTCGTTGGGTTGGATAGTGTTGAAGGCAAGTTAACCCATCGTTACGGTTTAAAGTGGAAACGCTGTAATAATTGA
- the dinG gene encoding ATP-dependent DNA helicase DinG: MMLNKELKQTIQRAYSQFLEQQSLKPRYGQKLMIAEIAKSLAAVQVDDEGNRESDPAVCAVEAGTGTGKTVAYAVAAIPIAQYSEKTLIVSTATVALQEQIVLKDLPQIRQQSGLSFNFCLAKGRGRYVCLTKLDHQVQSADDMQSTVELFAEVGYKVDLDNSKQPIFQDMLNRLATGKWDGDRDNWLQPVDDEVWRAVTTDHHQCTNRRCEFFNQCAFFKAREALGKVDVVVTNHDLVLADLALGGGAVLPAPKDAIYIFDEGHHLPDKAVNHFSHGARIKATGQWLDSLAKQLSKWLQQHALPGEIGRLMEKAGLLAPELQKLLDESYQLLAQLLTQQTANNQASSGYQKNKPTAGSQQQELTINYRFPMGVIPELLKTQAEQLKQQFSQLTDVLDQVAELLKEAIDGKLTGVDKQEAEQWYPLVGVHLTRSMANLALWQSYAATDPTTSPPWARWLVGIDIGGRLEVEIASSPILAAETLRQSLWNRAHAAVITSATLTALGTFDRFRMRAGIPKNSATLVVPSPFDYATAGQLVVPAMKSGPKDQQGHTEEIIQQLPALVSKYSGNLVLFASRKQMLAVYYGLAEKDRRLVMMQGDLAKHEIIKRHKQAIDKKQPSVIFGLASFAEGIDLPGEYCQHVIIAKIPFATPDDPIESALAEWIENQGRNAFMEITIPDAAVKLVQACGRLLRTEADHGQVTLLDRRLVTQRYGAMLLNSLPPFMRVIE; the protein is encoded by the coding sequence ATGATGTTAAATAAAGAACTCAAGCAAACCATTCAGCGTGCCTATAGCCAGTTTTTAGAGCAACAGTCGCTAAAGCCCCGTTATGGGCAAAAGTTGATGATTGCTGAGATTGCTAAGTCATTAGCTGCGGTTCAAGTTGATGATGAAGGTAACCGTGAGTCAGACCCTGCCGTTTGTGCAGTGGAGGCGGGCACAGGCACCGGTAAAACAGTCGCCTATGCAGTTGCGGCTATTCCTATTGCTCAATACAGTGAAAAAACACTGATTGTTTCTACTGCAACAGTTGCCTTACAAGAGCAAATTGTTCTGAAAGATCTCCCTCAAATTCGTCAACAAAGTGGTTTGTCATTTAACTTTTGCCTGGCTAAAGGCCGGGGGCGATATGTGTGTTTAACAAAGCTAGACCATCAAGTGCAAAGTGCTGATGACATGCAGAGTACAGTCGAGCTGTTTGCTGAAGTAGGCTATAAGGTTGACTTGGATAACAGCAAACAGCCTATTTTCCAAGACATGCTGAACCGACTAGCAACAGGTAAGTGGGATGGAGACCGTGATAATTGGCTTCAACCAGTAGATGATGAGGTTTGGCGAGCTGTCACCACAGATCATCACCAATGTACCAACCGGCGCTGTGAGTTTTTTAATCAATGTGCTTTTTTTAAAGCACGGGAAGCATTAGGTAAAGTTGATGTGGTTGTCACCAACCATGATTTAGTGCTTGCCGATTTAGCTTTGGGAGGAGGCGCGGTTTTACCTGCACCAAAAGATGCTATTTATATCTTTGATGAAGGACATCACTTACCGGATAAAGCGGTTAACCATTTTTCTCATGGAGCACGTATTAAAGCGACTGGGCAGTGGTTAGATAGTTTAGCTAAACAATTGAGTAAATGGTTACAACAGCATGCTTTACCTGGAGAAATTGGGCGGCTCATGGAAAAGGCTGGTCTTTTGGCACCTGAGCTGCAAAAGCTGTTGGATGAAAGCTACCAGCTATTAGCACAACTGCTCACTCAGCAAACAGCCAATAATCAAGCTTCTTCTGGGTATCAAAAAAACAAACCCACAGCAGGTTCTCAACAACAAGAACTGACGATTAATTATCGATTTCCAATGGGAGTGATCCCTGAGCTATTAAAAACACAGGCTGAACAACTTAAACAGCAATTCAGTCAGTTAACTGATGTGTTGGACCAGGTGGCTGAGTTATTAAAAGAAGCCATTGATGGCAAGCTAACTGGGGTAGATAAGCAGGAGGCAGAGCAGTGGTATCCCTTGGTTGGAGTACACTTAACCCGCTCAATGGCCAACCTGGCCTTATGGCAGAGTTATGCGGCAACTGATCCCACTACCAGCCCACCCTGGGCCCGTTGGTTGGTCGGCATTGATATCGGTGGGCGGCTTGAGGTGGAGATAGCCTCAAGCCCTATTTTAGCGGCAGAAACCTTGCGTCAGTCGTTATGGAATCGAGCACATGCTGCTGTAATAACCTCTGCCACTTTGACGGCGTTAGGAACCTTTGACCGATTTCGAATGCGTGCCGGCATTCCCAAAAATAGTGCCACACTTGTTGTACCCAGCCCTTTTGATTACGCAACAGCGGGCCAGTTAGTAGTACCTGCAATGAAAAGTGGGCCAAAGGACCAGCAGGGCCATACAGAAGAAATTATCCAACAGTTGCCGGCTTTAGTTAGCAAATATTCGGGTAATTTGGTGCTATTTGCTTCTCGTAAACAGATGTTGGCTGTGTATTATGGTTTAGCTGAAAAAGACCGTCGTCTAGTGATGATGCAGGGAGACTTGGCAAAACATGAAATCATTAAACGACATAAGCAGGCAATTGATAAGAAGCAACCAAGCGTAATTTTTGGTCTTGCCAGCTTTGCAGAAGGTATCGATTTGCCTGGCGAATACTGTCAGCATGTGATTATTGCCAAAATCCCTTTTGCAACTCCAGATGACCCGATAGAGTCAGCACTCGCGGAATGGATTGAAAATCAAGGGCGCAATGCATTTATGGAAATTACCATTCCTGATGCAGCTGTTAAATTAGTGCAAGCCTGTGGTCGCCTTTTAAGGACTGAAGCAGACCATGGTCAAGTCACTTTATTAGATCGGCGATTGGTAACTCAGCGCTATGGGGCAATGCTATTAAATAGTTTGCCCCCTTTTATGCGAGTAATTGAGTAA
- a CDS encoding tetratricopeptide repeat protein, which translates to MKAQFLAILLLSLLFPSLIVANPNITALETSANAGNSRAQFDLAKAYYYGRDIQQDYPTAIKWLKQALRSDNPQAKTLMGLALTSGHGVKKNLEQAFQLFAEASRSKDGEAQYYLGQAYLKGKGTDANIISAYIWLTLSSHQAHSKQPEAKQTQQEVAKLMTPAQLNNANILVEQFKGMYEQ; encoded by the coding sequence GTGAAAGCGCAATTTTTAGCTATTTTATTACTTAGTTTATTATTTCCTAGTCTAATAGTAGCCAACCCCAATATCACCGCACTTGAAACATCGGCCAATGCAGGAAACTCTCGTGCACAGTTTGATCTTGCCAAAGCATACTACTACGGTCGTGATATCCAGCAAGATTACCCAACCGCCATCAAATGGTTAAAACAAGCATTAAGATCAGATAACCCTCAGGCAAAAACGCTGATGGGTCTGGCACTCACCTCTGGTCATGGTGTTAAAAAAAATCTAGAACAAGCCTTCCAATTGTTTGCAGAGGCCTCTCGTAGTAAAGATGGTGAAGCGCAATATTATCTAGGCCAGGCTTACTTAAAAGGGAAGGGTACCGACGCCAATATTATATCCGCCTATATCTGGCTCACCTTATCCAGTCATCAAGCCCACTCTAAACAGCCTGAAGCCAAGCAAACCCAGCAAGAAGTTGCCAAGCTAATGACCCCTGCTCAACTAAATAATGCCAATATTTTAGTTGAGCAGTTTAAAGGCATGTACGAGCAATAA